A window of the Vibrio fluvialis genome harbors these coding sequences:
- the ushA gene encoding bifunctional UDP-sugar hydrolase/5'-nucleotidase UshA, with amino-acid sequence MKQGLLLKSVLSAAIIASLAGCASQPAHEWQQDKTYKLTILHTNDHHGRFWQNNYGEYGMAARKTLIDQIRADVEAQGGSVLLLSGGDINTGVPESDLQDAEPDFKGMSQIGYDAMAIGNHEFDNPLEVLFKQEEWANFPMLSANIYDKATGKRLFQPYHIFDKQGIKIAVIGLTTEDTAKIGNPEYIGGIDFRDPKAEAKKVIEELKDNEHPDLIIAVTHMGHYQNGEHGINAPGDVALARFLPAGELDMIVGGHSQEPVCMEGPNLVKKNFVPGDECKPDIQNGTYIVQAYEWGKYVGRADYEFRNGELNMVSYNLIPVNLKKKVKVNGESKRVFATSEIKEDQAMLEFLRPYQEKGSAQLNVKIAETNGKLEGDRDVVRFQQTNLGRMIAMAHMQRAKADFAIMNSGGVRDSIPAGDVTYKDVLKVQPFGNIVSYVDMTGQEVMDYLNVVATKPVDSGAYAQFAGITMTVAEGKVSNVFIGGKQLRLDENYRFTVPSFNAAGGDGYPKITDHPGFVNTGFVDAEVLKDYLEANSPVDVNRFAPAGEIVYK; translated from the coding sequence ATGAAACAAGGCTTACTCCTGAAATCCGTGTTAAGTGCAGCGATTATTGCGTCGCTGGCTGGTTGTGCTTCGCAGCCAGCGCATGAATGGCAACAAGACAAAACGTACAAATTGACCATTCTGCATACCAATGACCATCATGGACGCTTCTGGCAAAATAACTACGGTGAATACGGCATGGCTGCGCGTAAGACCCTGATTGACCAGATTCGTGCCGATGTTGAAGCGCAAGGCGGCAGTGTGCTGCTGCTGTCGGGCGGTGACATCAACACTGGTGTACCAGAATCTGACCTGCAGGATGCAGAGCCTGATTTTAAAGGTATGAGCCAGATTGGCTACGACGCGATGGCGATCGGTAACCATGAATTCGATAACCCGCTTGAAGTCCTGTTTAAGCAGGAAGAGTGGGCAAACTTCCCTATGCTGTCGGCTAACATTTACGACAAGGCGACGGGCAAACGCCTGTTCCAGCCTTATCACATTTTCGACAAGCAGGGCATCAAGATTGCGGTTATCGGTCTGACGACGGAAGACACCGCTAAGATTGGCAACCCGGAATACATCGGTGGCATCGATTTCCGCGATCCAAAAGCGGAAGCGAAAAAAGTGATCGAAGAGCTTAAAGATAACGAGCATCCGGATCTGATCATCGCCGTAACGCACATGGGGCACTACCAAAATGGCGAACACGGCATCAATGCGCCGGGCGACGTAGCACTGGCGCGCTTCCTGCCTGCGGGTGAACTGGATATGATCGTTGGCGGTCACTCGCAAGAGCCGGTCTGTATGGAAGGCCCGAACCTGGTGAAGAAAAACTTCGTTCCGGGTGACGAGTGTAAACCGGACATTCAAAACGGGACTTACATCGTTCAGGCATACGAGTGGGGTAAATACGTGGGCCGTGCCGATTACGAATTCCGTAACGGTGAACTGAATATGGTGAGTTACAACCTGATCCCGGTTAACCTGAAGAAAAAAGTGAAGGTCAATGGTGAAAGCAAGCGCGTATTTGCAACGTCTGAAATCAAAGAAGACCAAGCGATGCTCGAGTTCCTGCGCCCATATCAGGAAAAAGGTTCGGCTCAGCTGAATGTCAAGATTGCAGAAACCAACGGTAAGCTGGAAGGCGACCGCGATGTGGTGCGTTTCCAACAAACCAATCTGGGCCGAATGATCGCGATGGCGCACATGCAACGCGCTAAAGCGGATTTTGCCATCATGAACTCAGGCGGCGTGCGTGATTCCATTCCTGCTGGTGATGTGACCTACAAAGACGTGTTGAAAGTACAGCCATTTGGCAACATCGTGAGCTATGTGGACATGACGGGCCAGGAAGTGATGGACTACCTTAATGTGGTGGCAACCAAGCCAGTGGACTCTGGTGCTTATGCACAATTTGCCGGCATCACAATGACGGTGGCAGAAGGCAAAGTGTCGAATGTGTTCATCGGTGGCAAACAGCTGCGTCTGGATGAGAACTACCGCTTCACTGTGCCAAGCTTCAACGCTGCGGGCGGTGACGGTTATCCGAAAATCACTGATCACCCGGGTTTTGTGAACACAGGTTTCGTG
- the kdsA gene encoding 3-deoxy-8-phosphooctulonate synthase, producing the protein MEQKIVHVGDIPVANDKPFTLFAGMNVLESRDMAMRICEHYVQVTDKLGIPYVFKASFDKANRSSVHSYRGPGLEEGMKIFQELKDTFGVKIITDVHTEAQAQPVADVVDVIQLPAFLARQTDLVEAMAKTGAVINVKKPQFMSPGQVGNIVEKFAECGNEKVILCERGSCHGYDNLVVDMLGFGVMKKASNGSPIIFDVTHSLQMRDPSGAASGGRREQTVELAKAGLATGIAGLFIEAHPNPDQAKCDGPSALPLDKLEPFLAQMKALDDLVKSFAPIDIR; encoded by the coding sequence ATGGAACAGAAAATTGTTCACGTCGGTGATATTCCGGTAGCCAACGACAAGCCGTTTACCCTGTTTGCAGGCATGAACGTGCTGGAATCCCGCGATATGGCGATGCGTATTTGTGAGCACTACGTTCAGGTGACGGACAAATTGGGCATTCCTTATGTATTCAAAGCTTCGTTTGATAAAGCGAACCGCAGTTCGGTGCACTCTTACCGTGGTCCAGGTCTGGAAGAAGGCATGAAAATCTTTCAGGAACTGAAAGATACCTTCGGCGTAAAAATCATCACTGACGTACACACCGAAGCACAGGCCCAACCGGTTGCGGACGTGGTGGACGTGATTCAACTGCCAGCTTTTCTGGCGCGTCAAACGGATCTGGTGGAAGCGATGGCGAAAACCGGCGCGGTGATCAACGTGAAGAAACCTCAGTTTATGAGCCCGGGTCAGGTTGGCAACATCGTGGAAAAATTCGCAGAGTGTGGCAACGAGAAAGTGATTCTGTGTGAACGCGGTTCTTGCCACGGCTATGACAACCTGGTTGTCGATATGCTGGGTTTTGGCGTGATGAAAAAAGCGTCCAACGGCAGCCCAATTATTTTTGACGTGACGCACTCACTGCAAATGCGTGACCCATCGGGCGCAGCTTCAGGCGGTCGCCGTGAGCAAACTGTTGAACTGGCGAAAGCGGGCCTGGCAACGGGTATTGCGGGTCTGTTTATTGAAGCGCATCCAAATCCGGATCAGGCGAAATGTGACGGTCCGTCAGCGCTGCCACTGGATAAACTGGAGCCATTCCTGGCACAGATGAAAGCGCTGGACGATCTGGTGAAAAGCTTCGCGCCAATCGACATTCGCTAA